The Stygiolobus azoricus genome window below encodes:
- a CDS encoding transcriptional regulator, whose translation MRKITTPCEDAFKIVVPVLRLAIAKRLIEKGVPVVKASKEVGISATTYEKQIKMKGEQVKKVNSDEEISDMLDSLVGRILSGQTIETTSFCILCSRSRRIFNLPPCPNL comes from the coding sequence AGAAAGATTACCACACCATGCGAAGATGCATTTAAGATTGTAGTTCCAGTATTAAGGTTAGCAATTGCTAAAAGACTCATAGAGAAAGGAGTGCCGGTAGTTAAAGCATCAAAGGAGGTAGGTATTTCAGCAACTACTTATGAAAAGCAGATAAAGATGAAAGGAGAACAAGTCAAGAAGGTAAACAGTGATGAAGAGATAAGTGATATGCTGGACTCCTTAGTTGGAAGAATATTAAGTGGACAGACCATAGAGACCACTTCTTTCTGCATTTTATGTTCAAGGTCTAGGAGGATCTTCAATCTTCCTCCGTGTCCGAACCTTTAA
- a CDS encoding mechanosensitive ion channel family protein yields MNTKLVNIIIFTIIVIALGVAASYVVANVLHVPLEVQDVVTALIIAVVGISMITIIARILKQHVGNVIGKTTGETLSLLVEILGYSVVGVIALTALHVGITSALFGGTVFGLVAGLALQTSLANVFSGLFLIFSRPFEIGDRVTITTWQYGLLAPTYPPKFWSNDFLIPGYTGIVTDIGLMYTTIVTDENVIMKIPNNIMIQAAIFVHKEEYRLVRTKYEITKDIDPDDLIPELKKRIKELDFIVKEPEIKVLDTTLNTYIIAIDAFCKGTYEEPPRSEIIKVVMRTVKEIQKIKAR; encoded by the coding sequence ATGAATACCAAGTTAGTTAATATAATTATTTTTACGATAATAGTAATTGCCTTAGGGGTTGCAGCGTCGTATGTGGTAGCAAACGTACTTCATGTTCCTCTGGAAGTTCAAGACGTAGTAACTGCTTTGATAATTGCTGTAGTTGGGATATCGATGATCACAATTATAGCTAGGATTCTTAAGCAACACGTCGGTAATGTTATTGGAAAGACGACCGGCGAGACTCTTAGTCTCCTCGTTGAAATACTAGGGTATTCAGTAGTCGGGGTTATTGCGTTAACAGCATTGCACGTGGGCATTACTAGTGCACTGTTTGGAGGTACTGTATTCGGTCTGGTTGCAGGTCTTGCTTTACAGACTTCATTGGCTAACGTGTTCTCGGGACTGTTTTTAATATTCAGCAGACCCTTCGAGATAGGAGACAGAGTAACTATAACTACATGGCAATATGGACTTTTAGCACCTACTTATCCTCCAAAGTTTTGGAGCAACGATTTCTTGATCCCGGGTTATACTGGTATTGTAACTGACATCGGTCTGATGTACACTACCATAGTTACAGACGAGAATGTTATTATGAAGATACCTAATAACATAATGATTCAGGCTGCAATATTTGTTCATAAGGAGGAGTATAGGCTAGTGCGGACTAAGTATGAGATTACGAAAGACATAGATCCAGATGACTTGATACCAGAACTAAAGAAGAGGATTAAAGAATTAGATTTCATAGTTAAGGAACCCGAAATAAAGGTGTTGGACACTACTCTCAATACGTATATAATTGCAATTGACGCTTTTTGTAAAGGCACATACGAAGAGCCTCCTAGGAGTGAGATAATAAAGGTAGTCATGAGGACTGTTAAGGAGATTCAAAAAATTAAAGCTAGGTAA